In Longimicrobium sp., a single window of DNA contains:
- a CDS encoding SPOR domain-containing protein translates to MTDIHATSGSAGRKLPEPTFFDPSFERLPAAASFDASRTGPVLLLFDRAADRDWVADAAIAIATGWNATGQRTVLADLGLDDPMLAERIGMSSMEGVVDIFLYGASLARSARPVPGRGFYLISAGTYTPDSTAILRDGRWEKIIAGFRSAGASLLVFVPSDAPGLPSLARWAYDAIMLGEQSHEAELSRDAPGGVTIHAWLTPPSQGPRADAAPRAAAIPVSPAAAAPPAPQRFAEPEAPTGIRPWLAAPRDAQPHSGGEEFRTAEDTVGAPAATLPVPDPEWEEPEQKPVKKSRLAPILTLLLLLAVLAGAVYILLQQYPQLLGGTPGGAKADPPAKTTAVAPQEAVAAAGTALPFTVFVKAYPRYEDARRFASSVAAKFPDARFYVTPEMTRDKLYYKVFSGALADSADAVALRERLMRSGDVDAEDVGTSDDLILVRPYALELGELPTQAAAQARADSLNGRAIPAYAVAVPFSDGTERYKVYGGAFEDSAGAAPMLRMVQQARPTLPARLVARTGRAPAPQK, encoded by the coding sequence ATGACCGACATCCACGCGACTTCGGGCTCGGCCGGCCGCAAGCTGCCCGAGCCCACGTTCTTCGATCCCAGCTTCGAGCGCCTTCCGGCCGCGGCTTCGTTCGACGCGTCGCGCACCGGGCCGGTGCTCCTCCTCTTCGACCGCGCCGCCGACCGCGACTGGGTGGCGGACGCGGCGATCGCCATCGCGACGGGGTGGAACGCCACCGGGCAGCGCACCGTGCTGGCAGACCTGGGGCTGGACGATCCCATGCTCGCCGAGCGGATCGGGATGTCGAGCATGGAAGGGGTGGTGGACATCTTCCTGTACGGCGCATCGCTCGCCCGCAGCGCGCGGCCCGTGCCCGGGAGGGGCTTCTATCTGATCTCCGCCGGCACCTACACCCCCGACTCCACCGCCATCCTCCGCGACGGGCGCTGGGAGAAGATCATCGCGGGGTTCCGCTCGGCGGGGGCGTCGCTGCTGGTCTTCGTGCCGTCCGACGCGCCGGGGCTGCCGTCGCTGGCGCGCTGGGCGTACGACGCCATCATGCTGGGCGAGCAGTCGCACGAGGCCGAGCTGTCGCGCGACGCGCCGGGCGGGGTCACGATCCACGCCTGGCTCACGCCGCCCTCGCAGGGCCCGCGTGCCGACGCCGCACCCCGTGCCGCCGCCATACCCGTGTCGCCGGCCGCGGCCGCGCCGCCCGCGCCGCAGCGGTTCGCCGAGCCTGAGGCGCCGACGGGGATCCGCCCCTGGCTGGCCGCGCCGCGCGATGCGCAGCCGCACAGCGGTGGCGAGGAATTCCGCACGGCGGAGGACACCGTCGGCGCGCCCGCGGCGACGCTCCCGGTGCCCGACCCGGAGTGGGAGGAGCCTGAGCAGAAGCCGGTGAAGAAGAGCCGCCTGGCGCCGATCCTCACCCTTCTCCTCCTGCTGGCGGTACTCGCGGGGGCGGTGTACATCCTCCTCCAACAGTATCCGCAGCTCCTGGGCGGCACTCCCGGCGGGGCCAAGGCCGATCCGCCCGCGAAGACGACGGCCGTGGCCCCCCAAGAAGCGGTGGCCGCGGCGGGGACGGCGCTCCCCTTCACCGTGTTCGTGAAGGCGTATCCCCGCTACGAGGATGCGCGCCGCTTCGCGTCTTCGGTGGCGGCGAAGTTCCCGGACGCGCGCTTCTACGTGACGCCGGAGATGACGAGGGACAAGCTCTACTACAAGGTCTTCTCCGGCGCGCTGGCGGACTCGGCGGACGCGGTGGCGCTGCGGGAGCGGCTCATGCGCAGCGGCGACGTCGACGCGGAGGACGTGGGGACGTCCGACGACCTGATCCTCGTGCGCCCCTACGCGCTGGAGCTGGGGGAGCTTCCCACGCAGGCGGCGGCGCAGGCGCGGGCGGACTCGCTGAACGGGCGCGCCATCCCGGCGTACGCCGTGGCGGTGCCGTTCAGCGACGGCACCGAGCGGTACAAGGTGTACGGCGGCGCCTTCGAAGACTCCGCGGGCGCGGCGCCGATGCTCA